From the Paraburkholderia sp. PREW-6R genome, one window contains:
- the pyrR gene encoding bifunctional pyr operon transcriptional regulator/uracil phosphoribosyltransferase PyrR, translating into MSSIDAEALYCALLDQIRAAYGDQLGAGPDRAERPVLAGIYSGGVWLAERLARDLKLPSFGVVNVALHRDDYAKKGLHSQASPTSLPFSVDGRHIVLVDDVLYTGRTIRAALNELYDYGRPAAVELAVLADRGGRELPVAARFVGGAVDVSADATLVLARDEGGAEGSPRFTFHTEARVD; encoded by the coding sequence ATGAGTTCCATTGACGCCGAAGCGCTATATTGCGCGTTGCTCGACCAGATTCGCGCGGCCTATGGCGACCAGCTCGGCGCCGGGCCGGATCGCGCCGAACGGCCGGTGCTCGCCGGCATCTATAGCGGCGGCGTATGGCTTGCCGAACGCCTTGCGCGCGACCTGAAGCTGCCAAGCTTCGGTGTCGTGAACGTGGCGCTGCATCGCGACGACTACGCGAAAAAAGGCCTGCATTCGCAGGCAAGCCCGACTTCGCTGCCTTTTTCGGTGGACGGTCGCCATATCGTGCTGGTCGACGACGTGCTGTACACCGGGCGCACCATTCGCGCCGCGCTCAATGAACTGTACGACTACGGCCGCCCGGCCGCGGTCGAGCTGGCCGTGCTGGCCGATCGTGGCGGCCGCGAGTTGCCGGTGGCGGCGCGTTTTGTCGGCGGCGCGGTGGACGTGTCCGCCGACGCGACGCTCGTGCTTGCCCGTGACGAGGGCGGCGCCGAGGGCAGTCCGCGTTTCACTTTTCATACCGAGGCGCGCGTCGATTGA
- the ruvX gene encoding Holliday junction resolvase RuvX, whose product MSLVAGREATLLAFDYGEKRIGVAVGNSLTRSARPLVIVPNRGREYRFEAVGKLIAEWKPDALIVGLPMHPDGAPHEMTRLATRFGNQLNGRFNLPVTWVDERYSSVEAKAGIRAGNGRADMLDAEAASIILQQYLDGLSDDHEFH is encoded by the coding sequence ATGAGCCTCGTAGCCGGACGTGAGGCGACGCTGCTTGCGTTCGACTATGGTGAAAAACGGATTGGCGTCGCGGTCGGCAATTCGCTGACGCGCAGCGCGCGGCCGCTCGTCATCGTGCCGAACCGCGGCCGCGAATATCGCTTCGAGGCGGTCGGCAAGCTGATCGCCGAATGGAAGCCGGACGCGCTGATCGTCGGCTTGCCCATGCATCCGGATGGCGCTCCGCATGAAATGACCCGGCTCGCCACGCGCTTTGGCAATCAGCTGAATGGCCGCTTCAATCTGCCGGTGACATGGGTGGACGAGCGCTATTCGTCGGTCGAGGCGAAAGCGGGCATTCGCGCCGGCAACGGCCGCGCCGACATGCTCGACGCCGAGGCCGCCAGCATCATCCTCCAGCAATATCTAGACGGACTTTCCGACGATCATGAGTTCCATTGA
- a CDS encoding YqgE/AlgH family protein, with protein sequence MSKSTDRINLTNQFLIAMPNMADPTFSGTVVYLCDHSERGALGLVINRPTDIDLQSLFNRIDLKLEIEPLLHVPVYFGGPVQTERGFVLHEPKSGGGYTSSMSVPGGLEMTTSKDVLEAVAGGTGPERFLLTLGHAGWGAGQLEEEISKNGWLTVEADPKIVFDVPAEDRLEAALALLGISLSMLSGEAGHA encoded by the coding sequence ATGTCCAAGAGTACCGATCGCATCAATCTGACCAACCAGTTCCTGATCGCCATGCCCAACATGGCCGATCCGACGTTCTCGGGAACGGTGGTCTACCTTTGCGATCACAGCGAGCGTGGCGCGCTCGGCCTCGTGATCAACCGGCCGACCGACATCGACCTGCAATCGCTTTTCAATCGCATCGACCTCAAGCTCGAGATCGAACCCCTTCTGCATGTGCCCGTGTATTTCGGCGGCCCGGTGCAAACCGAGCGCGGCTTCGTGCTGCACGAACCGAAAAGCGGCGGCGGTTATACGTCGTCCATGTCCGTGCCGGGCGGTCTGGAAATGACCACGTCGAAAGACGTGCTCGAGGCGGTCGCCGGCGGCACCGGGCCGGAGCGTTTCCTGCTCACGCTGGGTCATGCGGGTTGGGGCGCCGGTCAGCTCGAAGAAGAGATTTCGAAGAACGGCTGGCTCACGGTGGAAGCCGATCCGAAAATCGTCTTCGACGTGCCCGCCGAAGACCGCCTCGAAGCCGCGCTCGCGCTGCTCGGCATTTCGCTGTCCATGCTGTCGGGCGAGGCGGGCCACGCATGA